A window of Rhodothermales bacterium genomic DNA:
CCAATCCGGGCGCGCCGGTCGAAGATGTGTTCCGCGCAGGCACGCTCGTGGTCCTGCCGACCGTCACGAACATTCCCGAGGGGAACTGGAATTTCACCATCCAGCATTCCTTCGGTCTGGTTTCAAGCGGAGTGGATGAACTCTTCGGGTTGGATGGGACCGCGAATGTCCGATTCGGCCTGGATGTCGGGTTGACCGATGCCGTGTCCGTGGGAGTCGGGCGTTCGCGTTTCGACAAGGTCTACGACGGCCGTCTGAAATGGAACGTGTTGCGGCAATCCCGGGACGGAAGGATGCCGGTGGGCCTGGCCGTCGCGGCGGGCGCCGGAATCACGACGCTGAAGAACGGGTTTTCGCTGGGAGACCGGATGAATTACCACGCAACGGTCATGCTGGCCCGGAAATGGAATGATGCGCTGTCGCTCCAGATCGCACCCGTCATGTCCCACTTCAACGTGGTCTACAAGGATCTGGATCGTTTCGGAGAAGTCGTAGAGGAACGGAATACGCACGTCGCTCTCGGACTGAGTGGACGTTATGCTTTGAATCCCCGTGTGTCTGTTGCCGTAGAGTACCTGCCTGTCCTGGGGACACGGTCCGACGGAACGGTGGACAACGTGTCCGTTGCGCTGAACCTCGACACGGGCGGTCATGTCTTCCAGTTGTTCTTTACGTCGTCCGATTGGCTGACCCTGCAGCATGCCGTGGCCCGCAATACAACCCGGTTCCTGGACGGGGACTTCCGCTGGGGGTTCATCGTGAACCGGGTGTTCTGAGCGTCTGGATGGGAATTCATTCCGGGGATCGGGCAATAATCGGATTTTCACCGTCGTTCTGTCCCCAAACAATCCAATCCTTCTTCCCATGAAACGACTCTTTTTCTCCGCCATGCTGGTCGTGTTGCTTTCCGGCATGGACGCGCTTGCACAGGACGGCGGCCGCATCATTTACGACCAGGTCGTGAAGATTGACATCCAGTTGCCGCCGGAAATGGAAAGCATGCGTGACCAGATCCCGAAGGAGCGGTCCACGAAGCGAATGCTGCTGTTCACGGAGACGGAGTCCCTCATGCGGGATGCGCCGGAGGATGAGAATGCGGAGGAACCGGTCTCGCGGACCATGCGGAGCGGTCAGGGCATGGTGGAAATCCGGATGGCAGGCAGGGGAGCGAATGCGGTCGAACGAATGCTGCTCACCTCCATGGACTCCGGAGAAACGATAGAACAGCGGGATTTCATGGGACGGACCTTCCTGGTGGAAGGTGAACAGCCCGCCGTTCCGTGGCGATTGACCGCCGAGCAGGGCGAGTACAAGGGGTTCCTCACGCACAAAGCCGTGGCTACCATGGA
This region includes:
- a CDS encoding DUF5777 family beta-barrel protein; this translates as MHSISIRFIAICACALLVVPAQAQLTRERANPGAPVEDVFRAGTLVVLPTVTNIPEGNWNFTIQHSFGLVSSGVDELFGLDGTANVRFGLDVGLTDAVSVGVGRSRFDKVYDGRLKWNVLRQSRDGRMPVGLAVAAGAGITTLKNGFSLGDRMNYHATVMLARKWNDALSLQIAPVMSHFNVVYKDLDRFGEVVEERNTHVALGLSGRYALNPRVSVAVEYLPVLGTRSDGTVDNVSVALNLDTGGHVFQLFFTSSDWLTLQHAVARNTTRFLDGDFRWGFIVNRVF
- a CDS encoding GLPGLI family protein, which translates into the protein MKRLFFSAMLVVLLSGMDALAQDGGRIIYDQVVKIDIQLPPEMESMRDQIPKERSTKRMLLFTETESLMRDAPEDENAEEPVSRTMRSGQGMVEIRMAGRGANAVERMLLTSMDSGETIEQRDFMGRTFLVEGEQPAVPWRLTAEQGEYKGFLTHKAVATMDSTEIVAWFSPEIPVPVGPDGYGGLPGAILLLDLNGGKTTYTANVIEPETTFAKDEFERPDKGRKVSQEEFDGIVAEKMKEMQAQGRGGNRVMFRAN